From Streptomyces qinzhouensis, one genomic window encodes:
- a CDS encoding MMPL family transporter — MRRNLAARIGIWSAYHRKTAIFGWLLFVVLAAAVGGSAGTVEMTDSENGAGDSARALKILEESDLEGPATELVLVSSGSEGGWKATATQLIRAVEATGETAKTDPPLPSADGKEALIRFEMKGAADEASDRVEPVLKAVRAAAEGREGVEVHQFGEASADKWLNDLLADDFVKAEFTAVPLALGILLVAFGAVVAALLPVALALTACAAAYGLLALASHQLHLFPTTYSVMFLMGLAVGVDYCLFYLRRERDERAAGRDAETALRIAAATSGRAVLVSGITVILAMAGMFLSGLLLFEGFALATIIVVLIAVIGSVTVLPALLSWLGDRVDAGRVPFLRRKAKGTPGGGGFAGSVLRPVLARPGLSAVAGTLLMLALAAPAVGMKTEQLGMEKQFGPDAALTVAYEKITGSFPGGPDPARIVVEADDIDAAPVRKALAAFDQDRVTVHRAKNVAEIEVPLPGDGSDRRSREALTELRERTVPAAFADSGARAYVTGELAESVDFTAKLKDGIVPVFVFITAVTFLVMLLCFRSYVIAVTSVLLNLLSVAAAYGVMVAVFQHGWGASLLGTEAVGAIESWLPLFVLVVLFGLSMDYHVFVVSRIREARDQGADNRAAIAEGIRRTAGAVTGAAVIMVAVFAVFGTLTMQSMKQMGVGLAVAVLLDATVVRMILLPSVMALLGDRNWRTPRLLRRLPDLEHGDPASDPAEPPRRRHATSS, encoded by the coding sequence ATGAGGCGCAATCTCGCCGCACGCATCGGCATATGGAGTGCGTACCACCGTAAAACGGCCATCTTCGGCTGGCTGTTGTTCGTTGTACTCGCCGCCGCCGTCGGTGGATCGGCCGGCACGGTCGAAATGACCGACTCCGAGAACGGTGCGGGCGATTCCGCCCGCGCCCTCAAGATCCTGGAGGAATCGGATCTGGAAGGGCCCGCGACCGAGCTGGTGCTGGTCAGCAGCGGGTCGGAAGGCGGCTGGAAGGCGACGGCGACCCAGTTGATCCGGGCGGTCGAGGCAACCGGCGAGACGGCGAAGACCGATCCGCCACTGCCGTCGGCCGACGGCAAGGAGGCGCTGATCCGGTTCGAGATGAAGGGCGCCGCCGACGAAGCGAGCGACCGCGTCGAACCGGTGCTCAAGGCGGTCCGGGCGGCGGCGGAGGGCCGGGAAGGGGTGGAGGTCCACCAGTTCGGCGAGGCCAGCGCCGACAAATGGCTGAACGACCTGCTCGCCGACGACTTCGTCAAGGCGGAGTTCACCGCCGTACCACTGGCCCTCGGCATTCTGCTGGTCGCCTTCGGCGCGGTCGTCGCGGCCCTGCTGCCCGTCGCCCTGGCGCTGACGGCCTGCGCGGCGGCCTATGGACTGCTCGCCCTCGCCAGCCACCAGCTGCACCTCTTCCCGACCACCTACTCCGTGATGTTCCTGATGGGTCTTGCGGTCGGGGTCGACTACTGCCTCTTCTATCTGCGGCGCGAGCGGGACGAGCGGGCCGCGGGCCGGGACGCCGAAACCGCGCTGCGGATCGCCGCGGCCACCAGCGGCCGGGCCGTGCTGGTCTCCGGTATCACCGTGATCCTCGCGATGGCGGGGATGTTCCTCTCCGGGCTGCTGCTCTTCGAGGGCTTCGCGCTCGCCACCATCATCGTCGTACTGATCGCCGTCATCGGTTCGGTGACCGTGCTGCCCGCACTGCTGTCGTGGCTCGGTGACCGGGTCGACGCCGGACGCGTCCCCTTCCTCCGCCGCAAGGCGAAGGGCACCCCGGGCGGCGGCGGGTTCGCCGGCTCGGTGCTGCGGCCCGTACTCGCCAGGCCCGGACTCTCCGCCGTCGCCGGCACCCTTCTGATGCTGGCCCTGGCCGCCCCGGCGGTCGGCATGAAGACCGAGCAGCTCGGCATGGAGAAGCAGTTCGGCCCCGACGCCGCGCTCACCGTCGCCTACGAGAAGATCACCGGCAGCTTCCCCGGCGGACCCGACCCGGCGCGGATCGTGGTCGAGGCCGACGACATCGACGCGGCGCCCGTCCGCAAGGCCCTGGCCGCCTTCGACCAGGACCGGGTCACCGTCCACCGTGCGAAGAACGTCGCCGAGATCGAGGTCCCGCTGCCCGGCGACGGCAGCGACCGCCGCTCCCGGGAGGCGCTCACCGAACTGCGCGAGCGGACCGTCCCCGCCGCCTTCGCGGACAGCGGCGCCCGCGCCTATGTCACGGGCGAACTCGCCGAGTCGGTCGACTTCACCGCGAAGCTGAAGGACGGCATCGTCCCGGTCTTCGTGTTCATCACGGCCGTGACCTTCCTGGTGATGCTCCTCTGCTTCCGTTCCTATGTCATCGCCGTCACATCCGTCCTGCTCAACCTGCTGTCGGTGGCCGCGGCGTACGGAGTGATGGTCGCGGTCTTCCAGCACGGCTGGGGCGCTTCCCTGCTGGGTACGGAGGCGGTGGGCGCCATCGAGAGCTGGCTGCCGCTCTTCGTCCTCGTCGTCCTCTTCGGCCTGTCGATGGACTACCACGTGTTCGTGGTCTCCCGGATCCGCGAGGCCCGAGACCAGGGCGCCGACAACCGCGCGGCGATCGCCGAGGGCATCCGCCGCACGGCGGGCGCGGTCACAGGGGCCGCGGTGATCATGGTGGCGGTGTTCGCCGTCTTCGGCACCCTGACCATGCAGTCCATGAAGCAGATGGGGGTGGGTCTGGCGGTGGCCGTCCTGCTGGACGCGACGGTGGTACGGATGATCCTGCTGCCGTCGGTGATGGCCCTGCTCGGCGACCGCAACTGGCGTACGCCGAGGCTGCTGCGGAGGCTCCCGGACCTGGAGCACGGCGACCCGGCATCCGACCCGGCCGAGCCCCCGCGCCGCCGCCACGCCACCTCCTCCTGA
- a CDS encoding sensor histidine kinase translates to MASVRGFALGLLAVTASVVLFVLTVVSISLIPLGIGVFTTPALIGLVRSYSSYRRLLAARWTGMELPASYRPFPHDLRKGVTGQVERCTVLLKDPATRRDLLWLLVDMTAGAVVALLAAGLILEGLFGLLLGAWLWKPITAVEDPYWFTFVPVGGWGTALIAALVGCGYLAAGLKFGPALLRVHFLLVGTVLSPDRQQQLEQRIDRLTETRHDALDSSAAELRRIERDLHDGAQARLVAMGMHLGTIEALVEKDPAQAKELIAMARESSAEALTELRDLVRGIHPPVLAERGLGDAVKALALRLPVASEVDVELPGRMEAPVESAAYFAVSEALTNVVKHAGAGRIWVDISYAEGSLRIAVTDDGRGGAVVGGGSGLSGVERRLGTFDGVLAVSSPAGGPTMVTMEIPCALS, encoded by the coding sequence ATGGCGTCCGTCCGCGGCTTCGCCCTGGGACTCCTCGCGGTCACCGCCTCCGTCGTCCTGTTCGTGCTGACCGTGGTCTCGATCTCGCTGATCCCGCTGGGGATAGGGGTGTTCACCACCCCCGCCCTGATCGGCCTGGTGCGCTCCTACTCCTCGTACCGGCGGCTGCTCGCGGCGCGCTGGACCGGGATGGAGCTCCCGGCCTCGTACCGCCCTTTCCCCCACGATCTGCGCAAGGGCGTCACCGGGCAGGTCGAGCGGTGCACCGTGCTGCTGAAGGACCCGGCGACCCGGCGGGATCTGCTGTGGCTGCTGGTGGACATGACCGCGGGCGCGGTGGTCGCACTGCTGGCGGCCGGACTGATACTGGAAGGGCTCTTCGGGCTGCTGCTCGGCGCGTGGCTGTGGAAGCCGATAACGGCGGTGGAGGATCCCTACTGGTTCACCTTCGTCCCCGTCGGCGGCTGGGGTACGGCGCTGATCGCGGCGCTCGTGGGCTGCGGATACCTGGCGGCCGGGCTGAAGTTCGGGCCGGCGCTGCTGCGGGTCCACTTCCTGCTGGTGGGCACGGTCCTCTCGCCCGACCGGCAGCAGCAGTTGGAGCAGCGCATCGACCGGCTCACCGAGACCCGGCACGACGCGCTGGACTCGTCGGCGGCGGAGCTGCGCCGGATCGAACGGGATCTGCACGACGGGGCGCAGGCCCGGCTGGTGGCGATGGGCATGCATCTGGGCACCATCGAAGCGCTGGTGGAGAAGGATCCCGCGCAGGCGAAGGAGCTGATCGCCATGGCGCGGGAATCGTCGGCGGAGGCGCTGACCGAGCTGCGGGACCTGGTCCGGGGCATCCATCCGCCGGTGCTGGCCGAACGGGGGCTCGGGGACGCGGTGAAGGCGCTGGCGCTGCGGCTGCCGGTGGCCTCGGAGGTCGATGTCGAACTGCCGGGCCGGATGGAGGCGCCGGTGGAGTCGGCGGCGTACTTCGCGGTCAGCGAGGCTCTCACCAACGTGGTCAAGCACGCGGGCGCCGGCCGGATCTGGGTGGATATCTCGTACGCGGAGGGCTCGCTGCGGATCGCCGTCACCGACGACGGCCGGGGCGGGGCGGTCGTGGGCGGGGGTTCCGGGCTGAGCGGGGTGGAGCGGCGCCTCGGTACATTCGACGGCGTCCTCGCCGTCAGCTCACCCGCCGGCGGCCCCACCATGGTCACCATGGAGATTCCGTGCGCGTTGTCCTAG
- a CDS encoding response regulator transcription factor: MRVVLAEDLFLLRDGLVRLLEAYDFEILAAVETGPELTRAFAELKPDVAVVDVRLPPSHTDEGLQCALAARRARPGLPVLVLSQHVEQLYARELLADGNGGVGYLLKDRVFDAEQFVDAVRRVARGGTAMDPQVISQLLTRRSQDRPMGGLTPRELEVMELMAQGRSNAAIAAQLTVTERAVAKHTSNIFAKLGLPVSDDDNRRVLAVLAYLDRGQA; encoded by the coding sequence GTGCGCGTTGTCCTAGCCGAAGACCTGTTCCTGCTGCGTGACGGCCTGGTCCGGCTGCTGGAGGCCTACGATTTCGAGATCCTCGCGGCCGTGGAGACCGGGCCGGAGCTGACCAGGGCGTTCGCGGAGCTGAAGCCGGACGTCGCGGTCGTCGACGTCCGGCTGCCGCCGTCGCACACCGACGAGGGCCTCCAGTGCGCGCTGGCCGCCCGCCGGGCCCGGCCCGGACTGCCGGTGCTGGTGCTCTCGCAGCATGTGGAGCAGTTGTACGCGCGGGAGCTGCTGGCCGACGGGAACGGCGGCGTGGGCTATCTGCTCAAGGACCGGGTCTTCGACGCGGAGCAGTTCGTGGACGCGGTGCGGCGGGTGGCCCGGGGAGGTACGGCGATGGATCCGCAGGTCATCTCCCAGTTGCTGACGCGACGCTCCCAGGACCGGCCGATGGGCGGGCTGACGCCGCGCGAGCTGGAGGTGATGGAGCTGATGGCACAGGGCCGGTCGAACGCCGCGATCGCGGCGCAGTTGACGGTGACCGAGCGGGCGGTGGCCAAACACACCTCCAATATCTTCGCCAAGCTCGGCCTTCCGGTCTCGGACGACGACAACCGCCGGGTCCTCGCGGTCCTGGCGTATCTGGACCGGGGCCAGGCGTAG
- a CDS encoding DUF1996 domain-containing protein, with protein sequence MRRNRRKRSGPVTRVVVAVAALVLGGGGVVLVDVYASAGQDGPRRPGAGPPAGTAGAASTIDCPEVADGLPRELPPAARPAVDRELAAMDSRITEAYRQFADRREQFGQDPELARRELLGPLLEQRRAGIQRIVTAVNRGGLLFEGMRNLAPCTLRADDVTAADSRGTDGRPGNGNSNGQAGNGPVRSDFVDIRSVRPNAQLPPNRRGASRGVFTTDCGVNANGLFNSDNVIVAPGVSNGAHHMHDYIGNQANDAFASDRDLAAGATSCRNRGDRSSYYWPVLRLQNGRSEADADADGGGRDKNVGEIQTPSQVTLAFTGNPTGRVTAMPRLLRIITGDAKAFVNGPANANASWSCTGFENRQLKEKYPLCPRGSRVVRTFRFQSCWDGRNTDSANHRTHVAFTDRDGRCPTGFRPIPQLVQRIVYSLPPGPGFAVDSFPEQLHKPVTDHGDFINVFDEGLMRRMVACINEGRRCR encoded by the coding sequence ATGCGACGCAACAGAAGGAAACGCTCCGGCCCGGTGACCCGCGTGGTCGTCGCGGTGGCCGCCCTGGTGCTCGGCGGGGGCGGGGTGGTGCTCGTCGATGTCTACGCCTCCGCCGGCCAGGACGGACCGCGACGGCCCGGCGCCGGGCCGCCGGCGGGCACGGCGGGGGCGGCTTCGACCATCGACTGTCCCGAGGTCGCCGACGGACTGCCGCGTGAGCTGCCCCCGGCGGCCCGCCCCGCGGTGGACCGGGAGCTGGCCGCGATGGACAGCCGGATCACCGAGGCCTACCGGCAGTTCGCCGACCGCAGAGAACAGTTCGGGCAGGATCCCGAACTGGCGCGGCGCGAGCTGCTCGGGCCGCTGCTGGAACAGCGGCGGGCCGGTATCCAGCGGATCGTCACCGCGGTGAACCGGGGCGGGCTGCTCTTCGAGGGGATGCGGAATCTCGCCCCGTGCACCCTGCGCGCGGACGACGTGACCGCCGCCGACAGCCGCGGCACGGACGGGCGGCCCGGGAACGGGAACAGCAACGGGCAGGCGGGGAACGGGCCGGTGCGTTCCGACTTCGTCGACATCCGTTCCGTACGGCCCAATGCGCAGCTGCCGCCGAATCGGCGAGGCGCCTCGCGGGGCGTCTTCACCACCGACTGCGGGGTGAACGCGAACGGCCTGTTCAACTCCGACAATGTGATCGTCGCCCCGGGCGTCTCCAACGGCGCCCACCATATGCACGATTACATCGGCAACCAGGCCAACGACGCCTTCGCGAGCGACCGTGACCTCGCCGCCGGGGCCACCAGCTGCCGCAACCGCGGTGACCGCTCCTCGTACTACTGGCCGGTGCTACGGCTCCAGAACGGCAGATCCGAGGCGGACGCCGACGCGGACGGCGGCGGCCGGGACAAGAACGTCGGTGAGATCCAGACGCCGTCGCAGGTGACGCTGGCCTTCACCGGGAATCCGACCGGCCGGGTCACGGCCATGCCCCGGCTGCTCCGGATCATCACCGGCGATGCCAAGGCCTTCGTCAACGGCCCCGCCAACGCCAATGCCTCCTGGAGCTGTACCGGCTTCGAGAACCGGCAGCTGAAGGAGAAGTATCCGCTCTGTCCCCGCGGCAGCCGGGTGGTCCGCACCTTCCGCTTCCAGAGCTGCTGGGACGGCCGGAACACCGACAGCGCCAACCACCGTACGCATGTCGCCTTCACCGACCGCGACGGGCGCTGCCCGACGGGCTTCCGGCCCATTCCGCAGTTGGTGCAGCGGATCGTCTACAGCCTTCCGCCGGGGCCCGGCTTCGCCGTCGACTCCTTCCCCGAGCAACTGCACAAGCCGGTCACCGACCACGGCGACTTCATCAATGTGTTCGACGAAGGGCTGATGCGGCGGATGGTCGCCTGTATCAACGAAGGCCGCCGCTGCCGCTGA
- a CDS encoding alpha-N-acetylglucosaminidase TIM-barrel domain-containing protein: MFELSRRAVLGTAGAIGAAAALDGTAAVAAPRNAATAGTLSAAPTADAARAALLRLLPRQHADQFRLTLVDGAERFAVTGEAGRIDVRGTSPAVLLTGVHWYLKYVCRAHISWSGSRVELPDVLPAPGPGLERSATVPHRFAYNDTHDGYTAPYADWARWERLIDVLALHGCNEVLVTPGQEAVYHRLLKDFGYSDAEARGWLPAPSHQAWWLLQNMSEYGGPLSPALLDARAALGRKITSRLRELGMRPVLPGYFGTVPDGFADRNPGARVVAQGVWNGLRRPDWLDPRTAVFPKVAAAFYRHQTALFGGCDLFKMDLLHEGGNAGNVPVPDAARAVEKALRTARPNAVWVILGWQSNPRRALVDAVDKRRMLIVDGLSDLDTTKDRDAEWGGTPYAFGTIPNFGGRSTIGANTDRWTDRFTDWRDKPGSALVGTAYMPEAAERDPAAFELFSELAWRRERIDRAAWFREYAHIRYGSDDASAAAAFGALAATAYKLTSTDGRPYDSHFLRRPSLTASIGTAFDPAGFDTAFAALLAVDPGLRDSDTYRHDLTELARQALANRSRTLQFALRAARASKDVTAFRGVSALWLKLMRLADTMAGCHRSFLLGPWLEDAKRLATSPAEAVELERTARALITTWAGRAAADVLSNYANRDWNGLIADVHVPQWDAYLTEVAAALEAGRSPKSFDWYPQEEAWTKDRRVYPSAPTGDPYTTALRVRDTLAAAPYQGVTAVTLDPPAFRPGGTGTLTATFRNLSGLRATGPVELSLTGTELSPKAPAGRTLPRVAAGASGAVSWQVGAPGDALTEPLRALPYRLTARYGPEGEAPVSVVQTGEVHIAAPLPAGWRTYSNNAAVFGGLGDRYAVNGAGNDLWRGTAHFGTAYRAGALRPGTSVTVRVDAQANTGGWARAGIIARNGLDRPGAPGFVNLAVTPAQGVALSYDSNGDGSLDTYRRLTGVKAPVLLRLARGTGAASGSYTGALSTDAGTTWRTVGTVTVPGAADAQDVGFFMTAMNGGSGARGTVRFSGWSVR; encoded by the coding sequence ATGTTCGAGCTGTCGAGACGTGCCGTTCTGGGCACCGCGGGGGCGATCGGCGCGGCGGCGGCCCTCGACGGCACGGCCGCCGTCGCCGCCCCCCGTAACGCGGCAACGGCCGGAACACTCTCCGCGGCACCGACGGCGGACGCGGCCCGGGCCGCACTGCTGCGGCTGCTGCCCCGGCAGCACGCCGACCAGTTCCGGCTGACGCTCGTCGACGGGGCGGAGCGGTTCGCGGTGACCGGCGAAGCCGGCCGTATCGATGTACGGGGCACCTCGCCCGCGGTCCTCCTCACCGGCGTCCACTGGTATCTGAAGTACGTGTGCCGGGCGCATATCTCGTGGTCGGGCAGCCGGGTCGAACTGCCGGACGTGCTGCCCGCGCCCGGCCCGGGCCTGGAGCGGTCCGCGACCGTACCGCACCGGTTCGCCTACAACGACACCCACGACGGCTACACCGCCCCCTACGCCGACTGGGCCCGCTGGGAGCGGCTGATCGACGTCCTCGCGCTGCACGGCTGCAACGAGGTGCTGGTGACCCCGGGCCAGGAGGCCGTCTACCACCGGCTCCTGAAGGACTTCGGCTACTCCGACGCCGAGGCCCGCGGCTGGCTCCCGGCCCCCTCCCACCAGGCGTGGTGGCTGCTCCAGAACATGAGCGAGTACGGCGGCCCGCTCTCGCCCGCGCTGCTGGACGCCCGCGCCGCGCTGGGCCGGAAGATCACCTCCCGGCTGCGGGAGCTGGGCATGCGGCCGGTGCTGCCCGGCTACTTCGGTACGGTCCCCGACGGCTTCGCGGACCGCAATCCGGGCGCCCGGGTGGTCGCCCAGGGCGTCTGGAACGGGCTCCGCCGCCCCGACTGGCTGGACCCGCGCACCGCCGTCTTCCCCAAGGTGGCCGCCGCGTTCTACCGCCATCAGACGGCGCTCTTCGGCGGTTGCGACCTGTTCAAGATGGACCTGCTGCACGAGGGCGGCAACGCCGGGAACGTACCGGTGCCGGACGCGGCGCGGGCCGTGGAGAAGGCGCTGCGGACCGCCCGCCCCAACGCGGTCTGGGTGATCCTCGGCTGGCAGTCCAACCCCCGCCGGGCGCTCGTCGACGCCGTCGACAAACGCCGGATGCTGATCGTCGACGGGCTGTCCGATCTGGACACCACCAAGGACCGGGACGCCGAGTGGGGCGGCACACCGTACGCCTTCGGCACCATCCCCAACTTCGGCGGCCGCTCCACCATCGGCGCCAACACCGACCGCTGGACGGACCGGTTCACCGATTGGCGCGACAAGCCGGGCAGCGCGCTCGTGGGCACCGCGTACATGCCGGAGGCGGCCGAACGCGACCCGGCGGCCTTCGAGCTCTTCAGCGAGCTGGCGTGGCGGCGGGAGCGGATCGACCGGGCGGCCTGGTTCCGGGAGTACGCCCATATCCGCTACGGCTCCGACGACGCTTCGGCGGCGGCCGCTTTCGGCGCGCTCGCGGCCACCGCGTACAAGCTGACCAGCACGGACGGCCGGCCCTACGATTCGCACTTTCTGCGCAGGCCATCGCTGACCGCGTCGATCGGAACCGCCTTCGACCCGGCCGGTTTCGACACCGCGTTCGCCGCGCTGCTGGCGGTGGACCCCGGGCTGCGGGACTCCGACACCTACCGGCACGATCTGACCGAACTGGCGCGGCAGGCGCTGGCGAACCGTTCGCGTACCCTCCAGTTCGCCTTGCGCGCGGCCCGCGCGAGCAAGGACGTGACGGCCTTCCGGGGGGTGTCCGCGCTCTGGCTGAAGCTGATGCGGCTCGCCGACACCATGGCCGGCTGCCACCGCTCGTTCCTCCTCGGGCCCTGGCTGGAGGATGCCAAGCGGCTGGCGACGAGCCCCGCCGAGGCGGTGGAGCTGGAGCGGACCGCCCGGGCACTGATCACCACCTGGGCCGGCCGCGCGGCCGCCGACGTCCTGTCCAACTACGCCAACCGCGATTGGAACGGGTTGATCGCCGATGTCCATGTTCCGCAGTGGGACGCGTATCTGACCGAGGTCGCGGCCGCGCTGGAGGCGGGCCGGTCGCCGAAGTCCTTCGACTGGTATCCGCAGGAGGAGGCGTGGACGAAGGACCGCCGGGTCTATCCGTCGGCCCCGACCGGGGACCCCTACACCACGGCGCTCCGGGTCCGGGACACCCTGGCGGCCGCGCCGTACCAGGGCGTGACGGCGGTGACCCTGGACCCGCCCGCGTTCCGCCCCGGCGGCACGGGCACCCTGACCGCCACCTTCCGCAACCTCAGCGGACTGCGCGCCACCGGCCCGGTCGAACTCAGCCTGACCGGGACCGAGCTGTCCCCGAAGGCCCCGGCCGGCCGCACCCTGCCGCGGGTGGCCGCGGGCGCGTCGGGCGCGGTGTCCTGGCAGGTCGGCGCGCCGGGTGACGCGCTGACGGAACCGCTGCGGGCGCTGCCGTACCGGCTGACCGCACGGTACGGGCCCGAGGGCGAGGCCCCGGTCTCCGTCGTCCAGACCGGTGAGGTGCACATCGCGGCGCCGCTGCCCGCCGGCTGGCGGACGTACAGCAACAACGCCGCCGTCTTCGGCGGGCTCGGCGACCGCTATGCCGTCAACGGCGCCGGGAACGACCTGTGGCGGGGCACCGCGCACTTCGGTACGGCCTACCGGGCGGGCGCCCTGCGGCCGGGCACGAGTGTGACGGTCCGCGTCGACGCGCAGGCGAACACCGGGGGCTGGGCCCGGGCCGGGATCATCGCCCGCAACGGCCTCGACCGGCCGGGGGCGCCCGGTTTCGTCAATCTGGCGGTCACTCCGGCGCAGGGCGTGGCGCTGTCCTACGACTCCAACGGCGACGGCTCCCTCGACACCTACCGGCGGCTCACGGGCGTCAAGGCGCCGGTGCTGCTGAGGCTGGCCCGGGGGACGGGCGCGGCGAGCGGTTCGTACACGGGGGCGCTCTCCACGGACGCGGGCACGACCTGGCGCACGGTCGGCACGGTGACGGTGCCCGGGGCGGCGGACGCGCAGGACGTGGGCTTCTTCATGACGGCCATGAACGGCGGGAGCGGGGCGCGCGGGACGGTCCGGTTCAGCGGGTGGTCGGTGCGCTGA
- a CDS encoding metal-dependent hydrolase, producing the protein MSNNRPGPVNPEPAESVWSTRAAERSGPPGRGERDERVELHARAVSFDWTDSPLHWVPGDPFTSHTINVLHLLLPAGERWFVHVYRQVLPLIRDERLRTDVIGFIGQEAVHAQAHDDVLPHLRERGLDPTPYTAQVDWMFEKLLGDRTLPPGRARRWWLLERVALIAAIEHHTAFLGDWVLNAGELDRRGADPVMLDLLRWHGAEEVEHRSVAFDLFQHLDGSYRRRARTWATAFTTLVFLWQRGARFFMANDPLLTGGRASLRQFHRAGRAGTLPATGDLLRSVPRYLSPSYHPSREGSTAQAVAYLAVSPGAGGAYHRRRGTDGGGAP; encoded by the coding sequence ATGTCCAATAACCGGCCCGGGCCCGTGAACCCGGAACCGGCGGAGTCCGTATGGTCCACCCGGGCGGCCGAGCGGTCCGGCCCGCCCGGCCGGGGCGAACGAGACGAGCGGGTCGAACTCCATGCCCGGGCCGTGTCGTTCGACTGGACCGACTCCCCCCTGCACTGGGTCCCCGGGGACCCCTTCACCTCCCACACCATCAATGTGCTGCACCTGCTGCTCCCCGCCGGTGAGCGATGGTTCGTGCATGTCTACCGGCAGGTGCTGCCGCTGATCCGGGACGAGCGACTGCGCACGGACGTCATCGGGTTCATCGGGCAGGAGGCCGTGCACGCCCAGGCCCATGACGACGTCCTGCCCCATCTCAGGGAGCGGGGCCTCGACCCGACCCCGTACACCGCCCAGGTGGACTGGATGTTCGAGAAGCTGCTCGGTGACCGGACCCTGCCGCCGGGACGGGCGCGCCGCTGGTGGCTGCTCGAACGCGTCGCGCTGATCGCCGCCATCGAGCATCACACCGCCTTCCTCGGCGACTGGGTGCTCAACGCCGGCGAACTGGACCGGCGCGGCGCCGACCCGGTGATGCTCGACCTGCTGCGCTGGCACGGCGCCGAGGAGGTCGAGCACCGCTCGGTCGCCTTCGACCTGTTCCAGCACCTCGACGGCTCCTACCGGCGCCGGGCCCGGACCTGGGCCACCGCCTTCACGACCCTGGTCTTCCTCTGGCAGCGCGGCGCCCGCTTCTTCATGGCGAACGACCCGCTGCTGACCGGCGGCCGGGCGAGCCTCCGGCAGTTCCACCGCGCGGGGCGGGCGGGCACGCTCCCGGCGACCGGGGACCTGCTCCGCTCCGTCCCGCGCTATCTGAGCCCCTCCTACCACCCTTCGCGGGAGGGCAGTACGGCCCAGGCCGTCGCCTATCTCGCGGTGTCGCCCGGGGCGGGCGGCGCGTACCACCGGCGCCGGGGTACGGACGGGGGCGGCGCGCCATGA
- a CDS encoding PDR/VanB family oxidoreductase, whose translation MTPPRPLPLVLAAGAAGAAGVAGVAGVAGVAGVAGVAGVAGAAVLARRALRRRIEASPLWPLPALPEPVSGRDRPGRGTTAVRRIVVAERTAPAGGVVGLRLEPVPGGPALPPWDPGAHIDLVLPSGRIRQYSLCGDPADRSAYTIAVRRVNDGEGGSREVHERLTEGTEAGLRGPRNRFPLVPSAGYLFIAGGIGITPLLPMVRAADAAGADWRLLYRGRRRAAMPFLDELERLAAERGGERVTVAAGDGTDRADPGFLAGVAPETAVYCCGPVGLMDAVAAGLPAGRTLYRERFTAPAPGVPAPGDTAFDVELARSGRTVRVEPGQSVLAAVRTALPDLPYSCRQGFCGTCRQLVLAGEVDHRDTLLGDAEREGSMLLCVSRGRGPALTLDL comes from the coding sequence ATGACTCCCCCGCGCCCCCTGCCGCTCGTGCTCGCGGCCGGAGCGGCCGGAGCCGCCGGTGTCGCCGGTGTCGCCGGTGTCGCCGGTGTCGCCGGTGTCGCCGGTGTCGCCGGTGTCGCCGGAGCGGCGGTCCTCGCCCGGCGCGCGCTGCGCCGCCGGATCGAGGCCTCCCCGCTCTGGCCGCTGCCCGCGCTCCCGGAGCCGGTCTCCGGCCGGGACCGGCCCGGGCGCGGGACGACCGCCGTCCGCCGGATCGTCGTCGCCGAACGGACCGCACCCGCCGGAGGGGTCGTCGGGCTGCGGCTGGAGCCCGTCCCCGGCGGCCCGGCGCTGCCGCCGTGGGATCCGGGCGCCCATATCGATCTGGTCCTGCCGTCCGGCCGGATCCGGCAGTACTCGCTCTGCGGCGACCCGGCCGACCGGAGCGCGTACACCATCGCCGTCCGACGCGTCAACGACGGCGAGGGCGGCTCGCGCGAAGTGCACGAACGGCTCACCGAAGGTACGGAGGCCGGGCTGCGGGGCCCGCGGAACCGTTTCCCGCTGGTGCCGTCGGCCGGGTATCTCTTCATCGCGGGCGGCATCGGCATCACTCCGCTGCTGCCGATGGTGCGGGCGGCGGACGCGGCCGGGGCGGACTGGCGGCTGCTGTACCGCGGCCGCCGCCGGGCGGCGATGCCGTTCCTCGACGAGTTGGAGAGGCTCGCCGCGGAGCGCGGCGGGGAGCGGGTGACGGTGGCCGCCGGGGACGGTACGGACCGGGCCGATCCGGGCTTCCTGGCCGGGGTCGCCCCGGAGACGGCCGTCTACTGCTGCGGCCCCGTAGGCCTCATGGACGCCGTCGCGGCCGGGCTGCCCGCCGGGCGGACGCTGTACCGGGAGCGGTTCACCGCCCCGGCGCCCGGTGTCCCGGCCCCCGGTGACACGGCCTTCGATGTGGAACTGGCCCGCTCGGGGCGGACGGTGCGGGTCGAGCCCGGGCAGAGTGTGCTCGCCGCCGTCCGGACCGCGCTGCCGGATCTGCCGTACTCCTGCCGTCAGGGTTTCTGCGGAACCTGCCGGCAACTGGTGCTGGCGGGCGAGGTCGACCACCGCGACACCCTCCTCGGCGACGCCGAACGCGAGGGGTCCATGCTGCTGTGCGTCTCCCGCGGCCGCGGCCCCGCACTGACCCTCGACCTGTAG